A genomic window from Methylorubrum extorquens includes:
- a CDS encoding aminotransferase class IV — protein sequence MLWSNGRLVEGGTLPFAMGDRGLLLGDGVFDTALGVQGQVAFEAAHVARLAAAAEALGFRVAREQIVQAMRALAGTAPLAAIRTTLTRGPGPRGLAPPPEPNPFLFGSAAPARAALFFAPLRLAHTPIARNETSPAARLKTLGYLDAVLAARAAQAQGFDEALFLNTRGRVACAGTGNVFAILGGTLVTPPLEEGVLPGIVRAELLARIAPSLGIAVEERPLLSSELAAAEALFVTNSLRLLAPVTALGAQPYDSAGHGTVRSLCAALRETVAAECGVEMDALDP from the coding sequence ATGCTGTGGTCTAACGGACGGCTGGTCGAGGGCGGCACCCTCCCCTTCGCCATGGGGGACCGTGGCCTGCTGCTCGGCGACGGTGTGTTCGACACCGCGCTTGGCGTCCAGGGCCAAGTCGCCTTCGAGGCCGCCCATGTCGCCCGCCTCGCCGCCGCTGCGGAAGCGCTCGGCTTCCGCGTTGCGCGGGAGCAGATCGTTCAGGCGATGCGCGCGCTGGCCGGCACCGCGCCGCTCGCGGCGATCCGCACCACGCTGACCCGTGGCCCCGGTCCGCGCGGGCTGGCGCCTCCGCCCGAGCCGAACCCGTTCCTGTTCGGCAGTGCCGCCCCGGCCCGCGCCGCCCTGTTCTTCGCACCCTTGCGGCTGGCGCACACGCCCATCGCCCGCAACGAGACCTCACCGGCCGCGCGCCTCAAGACCCTCGGCTATCTCGATGCGGTGCTCGCCGCCCGCGCGGCGCAGGCGCAAGGCTTCGACGAGGCTCTGTTCCTGAACACGCGGGGCCGCGTGGCCTGCGCCGGCACCGGCAATGTTTTTGCGATTCTCGGGGGGACGCTCGTCACGCCGCCGCTGGAGGAGGGCGTCCTGCCGGGCATCGTTCGAGCCGAGCTTCTTGCCAGGATCGCGCCGAGCCTCGGCATCGCGGTCGAAGAGCGCCCTCTCCTTTCCTCGGAGCTGGCGGCGGCGGAGGCGCTGTTCGTCACCAACTCGCTGCGTCTGCTCGCCCCCGTGACGGCGCTCGGTGCGCAACCCTATGACAGCGCCGGGCACGGGACGGTCCGCAGCCTCTGCGCGGCTTTGCGGGAGACGGTGGCGGCGGAGTGCGGCGTCGAGATGGACGCCCTCGACCCCTGA
- the pncA gene encoding bifunctional nicotinamidase/pyrazinamidase: MRLTEHDVLLVIDVQNDFLPGGALAVPDGDAVIAPVNRLAERVPHVILTQDWHPPGHASFHGSHPGKAPFDTTNLHYGEQVLWPEHCVQGTHGAELAADLRTERAELVIRKGTHPGIDSYSAFMEADRRTRTGLAGYLAERGLTRLFLAGLATDFCVFWTALDARKAGFEVIVVEDAVRGIDLDGSLARAWAAMEGAGVGRIASAAPE; encoded by the coding sequence ATGAGACTGACCGAACACGACGTTCTGCTCGTCATCGACGTGCAGAACGATTTTCTGCCCGGCGGGGCGCTGGCCGTGCCCGATGGCGATGCCGTCATCGCCCCGGTCAACCGGCTGGCCGAGCGCGTGCCCCACGTCATCCTCACCCAGGACTGGCACCCGCCCGGACATGCCTCGTTCCACGGAAGCCATCCGGGTAAGGCACCCTTCGACACCACGAACCTGCACTACGGTGAACAGGTGCTCTGGCCGGAGCACTGCGTGCAGGGCACGCACGGGGCCGAGCTGGCCGCGGATCTGAGGACGGAGCGGGCCGAACTGGTGATCCGCAAAGGCACTCACCCCGGCATCGACAGCTACTCGGCCTTCATGGAAGCCGACCGGCGGACCCGCACCGGGCTGGCCGGCTACCTCGCCGAGCGCGGCCTGACCCGCCTGTTCCTCGCCGGCCTCGCCACCGATTTCTGCGTGTTCTGGACCGCGCTGGATGCCCGCAAAGCCGGGTTCGAGGTCATCGTGGTTGAGGATGCCGTGCGCGGCATCGACCTCGACGGCTCGCTGGCGCGGGCCTGGGCAGCGATGGAAGGGGCAGGGGTCGGGCGCATCGCCAGCGCGGCGCCTGAGTGA
- a CDS encoding anthranilate synthase component II: MILVVDNYDSFVFNVVRYFEELGETVEVVRNDALDVAGIRARNPEAVVISPGPCTPAEAGVSLPAIRELSGEVPILGVCLGHQAIGAAFGGRVERAGRPLHGHATPIRHRGERLFEGLPQPMQVGRYHSLIVAPTPEMERHLTVDAASAEGEVMALSHRSHPTWGIQFHPESVLTENGHALFSNFLKGARAWREAGASESTDRLADAVV; encoded by the coding sequence ATGATCCTCGTGGTCGACAACTACGATTCCTTCGTCTTCAACGTGGTGCGCTACTTCGAGGAACTGGGCGAGACCGTCGAGGTCGTGCGCAACGACGCGCTCGACGTGGCCGGCATCCGCGCGCGGAACCCGGAGGCGGTGGTGATCTCGCCCGGCCCCTGCACCCCGGCGGAGGCCGGCGTGAGCCTGCCGGCCATCCGCGAATTGTCCGGCGAGGTGCCGATCCTCGGCGTCTGCCTCGGGCATCAGGCGATCGGCGCGGCCTTCGGCGGCCGGGTCGAGCGGGCGGGCCGCCCGCTCCACGGCCACGCCACGCCAATCCGGCATCGCGGCGAGCGGCTGTTCGAAGGGTTGCCGCAGCCGATGCAGGTGGGGCGCTACCACTCGCTGATCGTGGCGCCGACGCCGGAGATGGAGCGCCACCTCACGGTCGATGCGGCCTCCGCGGAGGGCGAGGTGATGGCGCTGTCGCACCGCAGCCACCCGACCTGGGGCATCCAGTTCCACCCGGAATCGGTGCTGACCGAGAACGGCCACGCGCTGTTTTCCAACTTCCTGAAGGGGGCCCGCGCGTGGCGGGAGGCGGGCGCGTCGGAATCGACGGACAGGCTCGCCGATGCTGTGGTCTAA
- the pabB gene encoding aminodeoxychorismate synthase component I, giving the protein MVWTREIPFIDPVAAAARLARLPGLAFLDSAMRHDTLGRVSVLAADPFARFRYRDGRATLDGRAVSGSPIAALRACLAPYRLAPRPDLPAMPGAIGYFAYDLGASLERVAAPARRAGLTDDIAFNLYDTLLAVDHGRGSCLLIATGFPEAEGPARAARARARLDAFADWLAAPSEPLPEWTGARLTWHTNFSRQGYESAVEKVRDYIRAGDIYQANIAQRFSADLPPGFDAFAFYRRLRETNPATFGAYLDFDGLTVASSSPERFLKLAGRAVETRPIKGTVARDPDPARDAEIAAALQANPKERAENIMIVDLLRNDLSRVCEPGSVRVPTLCGLESYAGIHHLVSVVTGTLREDADALDLIERTFPGGSITGAPKLRAMDIITEIEGDARELYCGAIGALGFDGSLDTSIAIRTVFMDGRQAVLQAGGGVTLLSEPGPEYEETLTKAARVFAAFEEEAP; this is encoded by the coding sequence ATGGTCTGGACCCGCGAGATTCCCTTCATCGACCCGGTCGCGGCCGCGGCGCGGCTCGCCCGGTTGCCCGGCCTCGCCTTCCTCGACAGCGCCATGCGGCACGATACGCTCGGCCGCGTCTCGGTGCTGGCGGCCGACCCGTTCGCGCGGTTTCGTTACCGCGATGGCCGTGCGACCCTGGACGGGCGCGCGGTGTCCGGCTCGCCCATCGCGGCGTTGCGGGCCTGCCTCGCGCCCTACCGTCTGGCCCCCCGGCCCGACCTGCCGGCCATGCCGGGGGCGATCGGCTACTTCGCCTACGATCTTGGCGCGAGTCTGGAGCGGGTCGCGGCCCCGGCGCGCCGGGCGGGGCTCACCGACGACATCGCGTTCAACCTCTACGACACCTTGCTCGCCGTCGATCACGGCCGCGGCAGCTGCCTGCTGATCGCCACGGGCTTTCCCGAAGCCGAGGGACCGGCTCGCGCGGCCCGGGCGCGGGCGCGGCTCGATGCCTTCGCCGATTGGCTCGCCGCACCGTCCGAGCCGCTGCCGGAATGGACGGGCGCCCGGCTCACATGGCACACGAACTTCTCGCGGCAAGGCTATGAATCGGCAGTCGAAAAGGTGCGTGATTACATCCGCGCCGGCGACATCTATCAGGCCAACATCGCCCAGCGTTTCTCCGCCGACCTGCCGCCGGGCTTCGACGCCTTCGCCTTCTACCGGCGGCTTCGCGAGACGAATCCTGCGACCTTCGGGGCCTATCTCGATTTCGACGGGCTGACCGTGGCCTCCTCCTCGCCCGAGCGCTTCCTCAAGCTGGCGGGGCGGGCGGTCGAGACGCGGCCGATCAAGGGCACCGTGGCCCGCGACCCCGATCCTGCCCGCGATGCCGAGATCGCCGCCGCGCTCCAGGCCAACCCGAAGGAGCGGGCCGAGAACATCATGATCGTGGATCTGCTGCGCAACGACCTGTCGCGGGTGTGCGAGCCGGGCAGCGTGCGGGTGCCGACTCTGTGCGGGCTGGAATCCTATGCCGGCATCCACCATCTCGTGTCGGTGGTGACGGGCACGCTCCGCGAAGACGCGGACGCCCTCGACCTCATCGAGAGGACGTTTCCCGGCGGCTCGATCACCGGCGCGCCGAAGCTCAGGGCCATGGACATCATCACCGAGATCGAGGGGGACGCGCGCGAGCTTTATTGCGGGGCGATCGGCGCGCTCGGCTTCGACGGCTCCCTCGACACCTCGATCGCGATCCGCACCGTGTTCATGGACGGCCGACAGGCCGTGCTCCAGGCGGGCGGCGGCGTGACCCTGCTCTCCGAGCCCGGCCCCGAATACGAGGAGACGCTGACCAAGGCGGCCCGCGTCTTCGCGGCCTTCGAGGAGGAGGCGCCATGA